In the genome of Juglans microcarpa x Juglans regia isolate MS1-56 chromosome 6S, Jm3101_v1.0, whole genome shotgun sequence, the window AgaattgtgtgtgtgtgtgtgtgttctgaAGTCTATTTACAACCAAAATGGTATGTATATTTACACTGGAGACTCTTCTTGTATTCATGGCTGCCCCTTTCTCAGCCACTCTTTTGACCGTGTCTCTCTCAGTTCTCTTCTTAACGCAACTAACTCCTTCAAAGTCCCTGAAAAGCTTTAGGAAAGACAGCACAAGGATCCAGCTTCTGAGTTTCAAGGCAATAGGGACAATGGGGATATCTTACTGGTCGTCTCAAGTTAAGATGCCGGTCATGCCCTGCTTTGGTTTAAAAAAGCCTTTCAAACCATATATCCTATTTAATCTcacctcaacatctaaatactattcaaatacaaatatttttttattttaaaattttaaaattttcatctaatcattataatttctccaaactttcaaacaaaatacaaaaaataatttaattttttcaaatttcaaaataaaaaattatattctaacccttttaattttatagttttttactcaattctttttctatcatttttcaaaattccataaaaatctcgactcaaacaattttactattatttaccaattatttcactattatttacagatttctcatctcattttatttgtgtAAGCAAATGAGGCTAAGCCTCGCTGAGAATCTTATAAGATGTCTTTATGAAAATGTGAATCTATGAcgcaaaaaaaaagaaaaaaaagaaatgatacactagaacttttttttagatgttttatatataattatattttaaattaaaaatattttgatattttataaaagtatttctcgtgtacataatattataaaaataattatatatgtatattttcataaagaaaatactgatatatatgatttttactgcttttataaatgagttttgttatCTACAAATAAGTTTACGTACCAATCTGCACATTaatattgttgccttcatattctaaattcaaattagcactgttttcaataaaatctactttctgactaatcatattgaatgtATGTACATATTAGTGTATAAAATcgcttataattaattttttccttctagTCGATCCTCGCTCAACCGAACATCAACTCATCaagtgagatttttatttttacttttatctcTTACAAGGGGTTCGAATTCACGTTTTCATTTGGAGAACGAGTTATATGCCACCGGCTCTTGGCAACATAAGTGAGATTCAACTTCGAGGATTAGGCCATTTTTGTACAATCTTATGCCTTTAATAGCATTAACTCCGCATGATTTTGCAGCTCTTCGACAATATCAGTACACGAATTGAAACGCAGTTGATTTCTGCTCACCTTCGACTATAAGTCGTGCCTTTTCAGGCAAATCAAACATTCCCTCGTACTAAGGTTTCCGTTGTCTCCGACCATGGCAAATGTGTGCTTTTAGAATTACAGGGAACGGAAAATCCTTTGTCTCCTTCAGTTTTTTTTCACTCACCAAACGCCGAACCTCTTCTTTCTCCACTCTCACAATCCAAAATCCACATGCCTATCCAAACAGGGAACCCATTCCCGCCACTTTCTCCTCTCACTCACCACAAAAAACCCACTTGGTTCCCTCCAATAACCTGACACCGGAAACAAACACTGCCGCCGCCACCCATTTTCGGAAGAAATCCACATTCTCTGCTCAACCTAGTTTTAGTGATTTGATTtcatcaaataaaatcatcagCAGCTATATTCGAGCGGGTGATTTGGATTGTGCTCTTAAAGTGTTTGAAAATATGACAGTTAAGACTACAGTTACTTGGAATTCAATCTTGGCCGGGTATTCAAAAAAACCCGGGAAGATGAAAGAAGCTTGTGAACTGTTTGATGGAATTCCTAAACCAGATACTGTTTCATACAACATCATGTTAGCTTGTTATTTGCTCAATACTAATCTAGACACTGCAAGGGCTTTCTTTGATAAGATGCCTGTTAAGGATACAGCATCGTGGAATACAATGATTTCAGGTTTCGCTCAGAATGGGAAGATGGGAGAGGCACATGGGTTGTTTTTGGTGATGCCAATGAAGAATAGTGTGTCTTGGAGTGCAATGATCTCGGGGTATGTGGAATGTGGCAATTTGGAATCAGCAGTGGAGTTATTTGAGATGGCTCCAGTTAAGAGTGTGGTGGCATGGACTGCCATGATTACTGGGTATATGAAGTTTGGGAAGATTAAATTGGCAGAGAAAATGTTTCAAGGTATGCCTATGAAAAATTTGGTGACGTGGAATGCTATGATTGCAGGTTATGTTGATAATGATCGAGCAGAAGATGGTTTAAAGCTTTTTAGAAAAATGGTGGTAGTTGGGGTTAGACCAAACCCATCAAGTTTGAGTAGTGCTTTATTGGGCTGTAGCAATCTATCTGCATTGCATCTGGGTAAACAAATTCATCAGCTGGTTTGTAAGTCTCCGTTATATAGTGATACAACGGCAGGAACTTCATTGATTAGCATGTATTGTAAGTGTGGGGGGTTGGAGGATGCCTGGAGACTGTTTCGTGAGATGCCAACAAAGGATGTGGTCACTTGGAATGCAATGATTTCTGGTTATGCTCAACATGGAGCTGGTGAAAAAGCTAtccttttatttaataaaatgagggatgagagaatgAAGCCAGATTGGATTACCTTTGTTGCGGTATTACTGTCTTGCAACCATGCAGGATTGGTAGATCTTGGAGTTCAGTATTTTGATTTAATGGTAAAGTATTATGGAGTTGAAGCTAAGCCGGACCACTATACATGCATGGTTGACCTTCTTGGTCGAGCAGGGAGGTTGATTCAAGCTGTAGATTTGATAAAGAAAATGCCTTTCAAGCCTCATTCTGCCATTTTCGGTACACTTTTGGGTGCTTGCAGGGTCCATAAGAATCCAGAGCTGGCTGAATATGCTGCGAAGAGCTTGCTTGATATTGATTCTGCTAGTGCGGCTGCTTATGTTCAACTGGCTAATGTTTATGCATCCATGAACAGATGGGACCATGTTGCTAGAGTTCGAAGatcaatgaaagaaaataatgtagTGAAGACACCAGGGTACAGTTGGATTGAGGTGAAGAATATAGTTCACGAGTTTAGGTCAGGTGATAGGGTCCACCCAGAATTGGACCTTATACATGAGAAACTGAAAGAattggagaagaaaatgaagtcGGCAGGCTATTTTCCAGAGCTAGAATTTGCATTACATGATGTGGGGGAAGATCAGAAAGAGCAGATTTTATTATGGCACAGTGAGAAATTGGCCATTGCCTTCGGCCTCATTAAAGTGCCATCAGGGACTCCAATCCGGATCTTTAAAAACTTGAGGGTATGTGGGGATTGCCACTGCGCTGCCAAGTACATATCAGCAATTGAAAGAAGGGAAATCATTGTTCGAGATACTAGGAGGTTCCATCATTTCAAAGATGGTCTTTGTAGTTGTGGTGATTACTGGTGAGCTCGCACGCAAAATCCTCCAGTGCATGCATGGGTCTTTCTTGGAAGAGTAAATCATTAATATACTCCTGTCCTGTGTTTAGATCTGgctataaaatattgtttaatttgCAGAAGACACCGGTTTCTAACATTCTCCATTTTCCATCTAAccattagataaaatattatttttatttttttttttaaaaataacaaactcAGATGTTGATAATAATACTACGTCAACATAATGATATAAAAGCTGTGAATACGTacataatgataatatatataccatgagttttgctacacaacctccaccacactcccaatttttttttaaaaattttaaattttttaatatttttttaaaaattttttttagtttatttttttaaaattttttcaaattttctattcattattcatataataaatatttgataaaaaaaataataaaaaataaaaaaaatgtagagtggGGAGTGTGAGAAGGTTGTAAAGATTTATTCATATACCATTTTtccattattagaaaaattgtcaaaaactttgtgcatatatattattaccctttctataaaatagtaataaaaaaaatcacaaggaATAATAAGATCTTTGGTTACTACTAggaattttttttgaagttaatttaatttttaattattattattattattattattattattattattattttaagttagGAAACCTTTCTAAGACAAAGCCATTCCAACCCATCCTGCAGAGTAAACCTCAATCCTGTGTACCACACCCTTGAAAATTTTCCTACACGAAACTGGTTAAATCACTAACTTTTCACCGGGAGGTGTGACCTCAAAAGATTATTTACACCCATGATATATTGAACTTTAGACCTTAAAaagagtgataccccaagaccaagaccttcaacacttgagccaaccccctGAGTTCCAAATGGGCCCTTAGTTACCGTAAAAGGTTAACAGGCATTGGCATCAGAGCTTTTCCACAATCAAGTAGAGGAAACAAACTTGGAACAAGCAGGAAAGTACAGCTATTCACCGATATAAATTCCTAATTTGTACAATcgttttcaaaatcaaatacattcAAAAGAATGGAATTTATGTAAGTGCTGAACAACAACTGACAAGCAGATTAACAATCTTTCTTCATATCAAAGTATTTAAGAAGAGGACTACTAGTTTTGTTTTACATGCCACAGGAAAACACAGGTAGGTAGACATACATCATGAACCCCTTTTAATACATCTTCCCCCTTCAAGAAGAGCAGCAACCAGACTTCTGGTTGACAGGCTGTCCCCGAATCTGCACCGTTGGAGGCCTGGCATTGTTCATGGGTTGGCTTGCCATCCTGCAGACATAGAACCAACAGAAATTATGAGGTGAGTCTCTCgaaacatgtatatataataacttGATCTGTTGAACCAACAGAATTGATTAAAGGTCGATATCTTGAACCGACATAACTAGCAGATTTCATTGATGACCCCCCCTTCCCCAGCAAACCAAGTTAGATGACCAAGCAACAGAGTTAGATAACCACTCAAAAACGGACAATGCCGTATTTCACAGCTTTCCTTTTTCAACTATATGACAACATAAAAGCCACACGATACAGTACCTATTCTTGATTTCAGCAGCCATGGCCATAAAAGCCTGTTCCACATTGGTCGAATTTTT includes:
- the LOC121237929 gene encoding pentatricopeptide repeat-containing protein At4g16835, mitochondrial gives rise to the protein MCAFRITGNGKSFVSFSFFSLTKRRTSSFSTLTIQNPHAYPNREPIPATFSSHSPQKTHLVPSNNLTPETNTAAATHFRKKSTFSAQPSFSDLISSNKIISSYIRAGDLDCALKVFENMTVKTTVTWNSILAGYSKKPGKMKEACELFDGIPKPDTVSYNIMLACYLLNTNLDTARAFFDKMPVKDTASWNTMISGFAQNGKMGEAHGLFLVMPMKNSVSWSAMISGYVECGNLESAVELFEMAPVKSVVAWTAMITGYMKFGKIKLAEKMFQGMPMKNLVTWNAMIAGYVDNDRAEDGLKLFRKMVVVGVRPNPSSLSSALLGCSNLSALHLGKQIHQLVCKSPLYSDTTAGTSLISMYCKCGGLEDAWRLFREMPTKDVVTWNAMISGYAQHGAGEKAILLFNKMRDERMKPDWITFVAVLLSCNHAGLVDLGVQYFDLMVKYYGVEAKPDHYTCMVDLLGRAGRLIQAVDLIKKMPFKPHSAIFGTLLGACRVHKNPELAEYAAKSLLDIDSASAAAYVQLANVYASMNRWDHVARVRRSMKENNVVKTPGYSWIEVKNIVHEFRSGDRVHPELDLIHEKLKELEKKMKSAGYFPELEFALHDVGEDQKEQILLWHSEKLAIAFGLIKVPSGTPIRIFKNLRVCGDCHCAAKYISAIERREIIVRDTRRFHHFKDGLCSCGDYW